From the Candidozyma auris chromosome 2, complete sequence genome, the window TCAGTGATGATTTCAGGCTTATGAGGATATGATATCTCAAGTTCAGTCAACTTTGCTGCAGTGATGTAGTGAGGGATAAGCTCATAAATTGCTGTACTGTCGAGCCCATCGAGCCTCAGAAGCTTGAGCAGGGTGAGATGTGGTCCCCTTTTTTCCATGAGCGAAAGAAAGGCGTCGCTACCAAATCTATGGGTGTTTCGAATTTCAAACTGGGTGATTTCGGTTTCAGCCTGCTCGAAGAAATCCTGCCACATGGGGTTACTGATCAAGAACGGACCATCCAAACTTAATTTTGTCAAACTGTTGAGCTTGTCCTTAAAGTAAACCAAATTGTCATTATGAAGCTGACCACACATGAACAACGTCAAGGATTGTAATTGAGCACAGTAGGCAGCAATTTGATTGAAAGAGTGAGAACTGACGTTTGAGCAGTCCCAGAATTCCAACTCCCTTAAGTCTGGattcaaaaaaagtgaGATGGTCGAATCATCTAAAGAGCGATTCTTTGATAGAATTCTCAGGATTTTGTTCATATTCGATTGCCCGATATCACCTAGAGCCTCTACATCATTGATGTTCTGTGTGATAACTTTAATGCAAATATCCTGTAATTTGGGTATCCTGACTGTCTTTTTATCAAGAAGCGCAGCGGCtagcttctttctcttcttaCGAGCATTAAGCTCGTTTCTTCTCGCATTCTTTTCAcgcttcttgagctcttcattGCAATCATCACACAAATATCCTTTCAAATCGTCCACATAACGCGAGTAAACAGACAATGTAAACGGGTTTCCACACTCGGCACACATATCTTCCTCTCCATACTTTTTCAGATTGTCCTCAACATcgtcatcaagatcatAATCATCGTCATTTTCGGAGGCGTAATCGTCGCTGGAACTGCTATCACTTCCACTATCGGGATCACCTCTAGCATCTCCATTCCTGATTCTTTTAGAGGCACGTCTTTTTTGTCTGCCTGCCTCGCGTATCTGtctttcctcttcatcaagaggcgcgtttcttcttgaattcTGAGGCGTGCCCGATCTACTTCTTCTGGGAGTCGAAGACAGCCTTCTTGGCGACTCAGCGGGTGAAGAAGTGACTTCTTCTGTACCAGAATTGTTTTCGTCTCTTTGACGATTTTGCCGCTGCCTGAAGGCGTCTGTAATACCCTCCACTCTAAGAAACTCGGTAAGAGCCGAGTTCGGCCCGCGAACACCTGAAGGACGAGCCTTGCGTACCATCGGGTTCTGTAAAGCGGGGATTTTTTATACTCTTGAGTGAAATACTCACACGAAGACCAAAGTTGCTTCGATGGCGATGTCTTCAATGCACTGATAAAGTGCATGCATATGGTGCACGGGTGCGGCAATATAGTCCCACCACAAGTCTTGGAAACATATGATCGATGTTTGGGAGTAGTAAACAGAAATTTATACTTCCTGAATCACTAGTAAGAATTAACACGCAAAGTGACATTGGAAAGTTAGTGGCTTCAGAACTGACAGAACGGTCACCAAAGTATATTTGCGCAATGACTACCTCCCATAGTGTCACAAAAGATGCATGCCTGAATGTTAACAACCAATCTTGAAGGCCACAGACACTTCAAATATTACACCATTCCTCCAAACTACTCAAGTAGCCAGGGTCTCTGCGAC encodes:
- the RAD7 gene encoding UV-damaged DNA-binding protein RAD7 — protein: MVRKARPSGVRGPNSALTEFLRVEGITDAFRQRQNRQRDENNSGTEEVTSSPAESPRRSSSTPRRSRSGTPQNSRRNAPLDEEERQIREAGRQKRRASKRIRNGDARGDPDSGSDSSSSDDYASENDDDYDLDDDVEDNSKKYGEEDMCAECGNPFTLSVYSRYVDDLKGYLCDDCNEELKKREKNARRNELNARKKRKKLAAALLDKKTVRIPKLQDICIKVITQNINDVEALGDIGQSNMNKISRILSKNRSLDDSTISLFLNPDLRELEFWDCSNVSSHSFNQIAAYCAQLQSLTLFMCGQLHNDNLVYFKDKLNSLTKLSLDGPFLISNPMWQDFFEQAETEITQFEIRNTHRFGSDAFLSLMEKRGPHLTSLKLSRLDGLDSTAIYELIPHYITAAKLTELEISYPHKPEIITDELMIHIVAITGESLTYLNVDGCSNLTDEFFKEGVAKFCPRLEHLSMRGLDLLTTEEFVEGFKEFAIINSGGLVTVDLTKCRGLGDDAIYKLLGHSSQTLVDLSLNSLDLLSKDFLVQIMTKDESKTKRLLKQAIEDGVNDNVESEGEKQHYYRYIHLPLLTRLDVGFVRSFDDEVASKFSECCPKLTILEVFGDNKCTVKAKVRTDLLVIGRQGDLA